The Pseudomonas kermanshahensis genome includes a window with the following:
- a CDS encoding GNAT family N-acetyltransferase produces the protein MNKIRVRLADWHKDNADIRRIREAVFIAEQHVPPELEWDSDDPTAVHFLALEGDYPIGTARLLPDGTIGRVSVLKDWRGLKVGDALMNAVIVEAQNSDLKQQMLSAQVHATPFYERLGFRVVSEEFLEAGIPHVDMVRDSRA, from the coding sequence ATGAATAAGATTCGTGTGCGCCTCGCCGACTGGCATAAGGACAACGCCGACATCCGCCGCATCCGTGAGGCGGTGTTCATTGCCGAACAGCACGTACCACCGGAGCTTGAGTGGGATTCGGACGATCCGACCGCGGTGCACTTCCTGGCCCTGGAGGGTGACTACCCGATCGGTACCGCCCGCCTGCTGCCTGACGGCACCATTGGCCGGGTCTCGGTGCTCAAGGACTGGCGCGGCCTGAAGGTTGGCGATGCGCTGATGAATGCGGTCATCGTCGAGGCCCAGAACAGCGACCTGAAGCAGCAGATGCTCAGTGCCCAGGTACACGCCACGCCGTTCTACGAGCGCTTGGGCTTTCGCGTAGTCAGCGAAGAGTTCCTTGAAGCCGGCATCCCGCATGTGGACATGGTGCGCGACTCGCGCGCCTGA
- a CDS encoding cupin domain-containing protein — protein MNPDTPLQLLGGISAREFMRDYWQKKPLLVRQAFPDFISPIEPDELAGLALEEEVESRLVLEHGERPWELRRGPFEEEVFATLPERDWTLLVQAVDQFVPEVAELLEEFRFLPSWRIDDVMVSFAAPGGSVGPHFDNYDVFLLQGHGKRNWKIGQMCNSESPLIEHADLRILADFEQSGEWTLEPGDMLYLPPRLAHYGVAEDDCLTYSVGFRAPSAAEVLTHFTDFLGQFLPDEERYSDADAQPVSDPHQIQHDALDRLKGLLDKHMGDKDLLLTWFGQFMTEPRYPEQVVGEELTEEQLIEALEDGAILIRNPSARMAWSELNDDLMLFASGRSCPLPAKLRELLKLVCAADALHIENLAEWLQDEDGLMLVQQLIKQGSLGFANE, from the coding sequence ATGAATCCTGATACTCCACTGCAGCTGCTGGGCGGCATCTCGGCCCGCGAATTCATGCGCGACTACTGGCAGAAGAAGCCCCTGCTGGTACGCCAGGCCTTCCCCGACTTCATCAGCCCGATCGAGCCCGACGAACTGGCCGGCCTGGCGCTGGAAGAAGAAGTCGAATCGCGCCTGGTGCTCGAACACGGCGAGCGCCCGTGGGAGCTGCGCCGCGGCCCGTTCGAAGAAGAAGTCTTCGCCACCCTGCCCGAGCGTGACTGGACCTTGCTGGTACAGGCCGTGGACCAGTTCGTCCCGGAAGTGGCCGAACTGCTGGAAGAATTCCGCTTCCTGCCCAGCTGGCGCATCGACGACGTGATGGTCAGCTTTGCAGCCCCAGGTGGCAGCGTCGGCCCGCACTTCGACAACTACGACGTGTTCCTGCTGCAAGGCCACGGCAAGCGCAACTGGAAGATCGGCCAGATGTGCAACAGCGAAAGCCCGCTGATCGAGCACGCCGACCTGCGCATCCTCGCCGACTTCGAACAGAGCGGTGAGTGGACCTTGGAACCTGGCGACATGCTCTACCTGCCGCCGCGCCTGGCCCACTACGGCGTAGCCGAAGACGACTGCCTGACCTACTCGGTCGGCTTCCGCGCGCCAAGCGCTGCTGAAGTGCTGACCCACTTCACCGACTTCCTCGGCCAGTTCCTGCCGGACGAAGAGCGCTACAGCGACGCCGACGCCCAGCCGGTCAGCGACCCGCACCAGATCCAGCACGACGCCCTCGACCGCCTCAAAGGCCTGCTCGACAAGCACATGGGTGACAAAGACCTGCTGCTGACCTGGTTCGGCCAGTTCATGACCGAGCCGCGCTACCCGGAGCAGGTCGTGGGTGAAGAGCTCACTGAGGAACAGCTGATCGAAGCGCTGGAAGATGGCGCCATCCTGATCCGCAACCCAAGCGCGCGCATGGCCTGGTCCGAGCTCAACGACGACCTGATGCTGTTCGCCAGCGGCCGCAGCTGCCCATTGCCGGCCAAACTGCGTGAGCTGCTGAAGCTGGTCTGTGCTGCCGATGCGTTACACATCGAAAACCTTGCAGAGTGGCTGCAGGATGAAGATGGCCTTATGCTGGTACAGCAGCTGATCAAACAAGGAAGCCTGGGATTCGCCAATGAATAA
- the purB gene encoding adenylosuccinate lyase: MQLSSLTAVSPVDGRYAGKTQALRPIFSEYGLIRFRALVEVRWLQRLAAHPQIGEVPAFSAEANALLDTLATDFKLEHAERVKEIERTTNHDVKAIEYLLKEQAAQLPELAKVSEFIHFACTSEDINNLSHALMLRAGRDDVLLPLMRQIADAIRAQAHALADVPMLSRTHGQPASPTTLGKELANVVYRLERQIAQVAAVPLLGKINGAVGNYNAHLSAYSQIDWEANARAFIEDELGLQFNPYTTQIEPHDYIAELFDAIARFNTILIDFDRDVWGYISLGYFKQKTVAGEIGSSTMPHKVNPIDFENSEGNLGIANALFQHLASKLPISRWQRDLTDSTVLRNLGVGFAHSVIAYEASLKGIGKLEVNTARIAADLDACWEVLAEPIQTVMRRFNIENPYEKLKELTRGKGITPEALLTFIDGLDMPADAKAELKQLTPATYIGNAAAQAKRI, from the coding sequence ATGCAGCTTTCCTCGCTCACTGCGGTTTCCCCTGTAGACGGCCGTTATGCCGGCAAAACCCAGGCCTTGCGCCCCATTTTCAGCGAATACGGCCTGATCCGTTTCCGCGCCCTGGTCGAAGTGCGCTGGCTGCAGCGCCTGGCCGCCCACCCGCAGATCGGCGAAGTACCGGCGTTCTCCGCCGAAGCCAACGCCCTGCTGGACACTCTGGCCACCGACTTCAAGCTCGAGCACGCCGAACGCGTCAAGGAAATCGAGCGCACCACCAACCACGACGTCAAGGCCATCGAGTACCTGCTCAAAGAGCAGGCTGCCCAACTGCCTGAGCTGGCCAAGGTCAGCGAGTTCATTCACTTCGCCTGCACCAGCGAGGACATCAACAACCTGTCCCACGCCCTGATGCTGCGCGCTGGCCGTGACGACGTGCTGCTGCCGCTGATGCGCCAGATCGCCGACGCCATCCGCGCCCAGGCCCACGCCTTGGCCGACGTGCCGATGCTGTCGCGCACCCACGGCCAACCGGCTTCGCCGACCACCCTGGGTAAAGAGCTGGCCAACGTCGTGTACCGCCTGGAGCGTCAGATCGCCCAGGTAGCCGCCGTGCCACTGCTGGGCAAGATCAACGGCGCCGTGGGCAACTACAACGCCCACCTGTCGGCCTACTCGCAGATCGACTGGGAAGCCAACGCCCGCGCCTTCATCGAAGACGAGCTGGGCCTGCAGTTCAACCCGTACACCACGCAGATCGAGCCGCACGACTACATCGCCGAGCTGTTCGACGCGATTGCCCGCTTCAACACCATCCTCATCGACTTCGACCGCGACGTCTGGGGCTACATCTCGCTGGGCTACTTCAAGCAGAAGACCGTCGCCGGTGAAATCGGCTCGTCGACCATGCCGCACAAGGTCAACCCGATCGACTTCGAGAACTCTGAAGGCAACCTGGGTATCGCCAATGCGCTGTTCCAGCACCTGGCCAGCAAGCTGCCGATCTCGCGCTGGCAGCGCGACCTGACCGACTCCACCGTGCTGCGCAACCTGGGCGTGGGCTTCGCTCACAGCGTCATCGCCTACGAAGCCAGCCTGAAGGGCATCGGCAAGCTGGAAGTCAACACCGCACGTATCGCCGCCGACCTGGACGCCTGCTGGGAAGTTCTGGCCGAGCCGATCCAGACGGTCATGCGCCGCTTCAACATCGAGAACCCGTACGAGAAGCTCAAAGAGCTGACCCGTGGCAAGGGCATCACCCCTGAGGCGCTGCTGACCTTCATCGACGGCCTGGACATGCCAGCCGACGCCAAGGCCGAGCTCAAGCAGCTGACCCCTGCCACTTACATCGGTAACGCGGCAGCACAGGCCAAACGCATCTAA
- the hflD gene encoding high frequency lysogenization protein HflD has product MSNLQEQLIALGGVFQAAVLVDRIARTGQASEANIGCMLGSLLVRDPKDTLEVFGGDDLNLRDGYRALVGALERDPSSLQREPLRYALSMLGLERQLAKRGDLLDTIGNRLPQIQSQADHFGLVHENVIASSGALYQDTLSTLRQRIQVHGDMRFLQQASNASKIRALLLAGIRAARLWRQLGGHRWQLVFSRRKLLNELYDMMRTPS; this is encoded by the coding sequence ATGAGCAACCTGCAGGAGCAATTGATTGCCCTGGGCGGCGTATTCCAAGCCGCCGTGCTGGTCGACCGCATCGCCCGCACCGGCCAGGCCAGCGAGGCCAACATCGGCTGCATGCTGGGTAGCCTGCTGGTGCGCGACCCCAAGGACACCCTGGAGGTGTTCGGCGGTGACGACCTCAACCTGCGGGACGGCTACCGCGCCCTGGTCGGCGCCCTGGAGCGCGACCCCAGCAGCCTGCAGCGCGAGCCCTTGCGCTATGCCCTGTCCATGCTGGGCCTGGAACGCCAACTGGCCAAGCGCGGCGACCTGCTCGACACCATCGGCAACCGCCTGCCGCAAATCCAGTCACAGGCTGACCATTTCGGCCTGGTTCATGAAAACGTCATCGCTTCCAGTGGCGCCTTGTACCAGGACACCCTGAGCACCTTGCGCCAGCGTATCCAGGTACACGGCGACATGCGCTTCCTGCAGCAGGCCAGCAACGCCTCCAAAATCCGCGCCCTGCTGCTGGCCGGCATCCGCGCCGCGCGCCTGTGGCGCCAGCTGGGCGGCCATCGCTGGCAGCTGGTGTTCAGCCGTCGCAAGCTGCTGAACGAACTGTACGACATGATGCGTACGCCTTCCTGA
- the mnmA gene encoding tRNA 2-thiouridine(34) synthase MnmA, with protein sequence MTSPALKDPAKTRVIVGMSGGVDSSVSALLLMEQGYQVEGLFMKNWEEDDGTEYCTAREDLADAQAVCDRIGIKLHTANFAAEYWDHVFEHFLEEYKAGRTPNPDILCNREIKFKAFLDYALSLGADLIATGHYVRRRDTGALTELLKGLDPNKDQSYFLHAVGGKEIARTLFPVGELEKPEVRAIAEKHGLATAKKKDSTGICFIGERRFSDFLKQYLPAQPGEIQTTDGEVIGRHHGLMYHTIGQRQGLGIGGLKDAGDEPWYVLHKDLARNVLVVGQGNEHPWLFSRALLASEIYWVNPIDLSSPRKLTAKVRYRQSDQHCTLELTESGYRAVFDEPQRAVTPGQSVVFYDGEVCLGGGVIETAEPWSPRA encoded by the coding sequence ATGACCAGCCCAGCACTCAAAGACCCCGCCAAGACCCGCGTCATCGTCGGCATGTCCGGCGGCGTGGACTCCTCCGTCTCCGCCCTTCTGCTCATGGAGCAGGGCTACCAGGTGGAAGGGCTGTTCATGAAGAACTGGGAAGAGGACGACGGCACCGAATACTGCACCGCCCGCGAAGACCTGGCCGACGCCCAGGCCGTGTGCGACCGCATCGGCATCAAGCTGCACACCGCCAACTTCGCCGCCGAGTACTGGGACCACGTGTTCGAGCACTTCCTCGAAGAGTACAAAGCCGGCCGCACGCCTAACCCGGACATCCTCTGCAACCGCGAAATCAAGTTCAAGGCGTTCCTCGACTACGCCCTGTCGCTGGGCGCCGACCTGATCGCCACCGGCCACTACGTGCGCCGTCGCGACACCGGCGCGCTCACCGAGCTGCTAAAGGGCCTGGACCCGAACAAGGACCAGAGCTACTTCCTGCATGCGGTTGGCGGCAAAGAGATCGCCCGCACCCTGTTCCCTGTCGGGGAGTTGGAAAAACCAGAGGTACGCGCCATTGCCGAAAAGCATGGCCTGGCCACCGCCAAGAAGAAAGACTCCACCGGTATCTGCTTCATCGGCGAGCGCCGTTTCAGCGACTTCCTCAAGCAGTACCTGCCAGCCCAGCCCGGTGAAATCCAGACCACCGACGGCGAAGTCATCGGCCGCCACCATGGCCTGATGTACCACACCATCGGCCAGCGCCAAGGCCTGGGTATTGGCGGCCTGAAGGACGCCGGCGACGAGCCGTGGTACGTGCTGCACAAGGACCTGGCCCGCAATGTGCTGGTGGTCGGCCAGGGCAATGAACACCCTTGGCTGTTCTCCCGCGCCCTGCTCGCCTCGGAAATCTACTGGGTCAACCCGATCGACCTCAGCAGCCCGCGCAAGCTCACCGCCAAGGTGCGCTACCGCCAGAGCGACCAGCACTGCACCCTGGAACTGACCGAGAGCGGTTACCGCGCCGTGTTCGACGAACCGCAACGCGCGGTCACCCCAGGCCAGTCGGTGGTGTTCTATGACGGTGAGGTGTGCCTGGGTGGCGGCGTGATCGAGACTGCCGAGCCCTGGAGCCCGCGCGCATGA
- a CDS encoding NUDIX hydrolase — protein sequence MTWQPHITVATLVEHEGKFLFVEEFKAGQHVFNQPAGHLEPNETLPQAALRETLEETAWEVELTGVVGIYLYTAPSNGVTYQRICFAARPVRHHADLALDTDIVRAVWLTRDELLADPTRWRSELVPRCLDDYLAGPLHSLTLLRD from the coding sequence ATGACCTGGCAACCCCACATCACCGTCGCCACCCTCGTCGAGCACGAAGGTAAATTCCTGTTCGTCGAAGAATTCAAAGCCGGCCAGCACGTCTTCAACCAACCTGCCGGCCACCTCGAACCCAACGAAACCCTGCCCCAGGCCGCCCTGCGCGAAACCCTCGAAGAAACCGCCTGGGAAGTCGAACTGACCGGCGTGGTCGGCATCTACCTGTACACCGCCCCCAGCAATGGCGTGACCTACCAGCGCATCTGCTTCGCCGCCCGCCCCGTGCGCCATCATGCTGACCTGGCACTGGACACCGACATCGTCCGCGCCGTCTGGCTGACCCGCGACGAGCTGCTGGCCGACCCCACCCGCTGGCGCAGCGAGCTGGTGCCGCGCTGCCTCGACGACTACCTCGCCGGCCCGCTGCACAGCCTCACGCTGCTGCGCGACTGA
- a CDS encoding NADP-dependent isocitrate dehydrogenase, with protein sequence MPTRSKIIYTFTDEAPALATYSLLPIVEAFTASADIAVETRDISLAGRILAAFPEQLGAEKQVGDHLAELGQLATTPEANIIKLPNISASVPQLKAAIKELQGKGFNIPDYADEPSTEAEKESRARYDRIKGSAVNPVLREGNSDRRAPLSVKNYARKHPHKMGAWAADSQSHVAHMTQGDFYGSEKAALIEADDSLRIELVAKDGTTTVLKAKTAVKAAEIVDCATMSRKALKAFIAEQIADAKASGVLLSVHLKATMMKVSDPIMFGVIVEEFYNDVLAKHATALAEVGFNANNGIGDLYARIKDLPADKQAEIEADIQALYAVRPALAMVNSDKGITNLHVPSDVIVDASMPAMIRDSGKMWNTAGELQDAKAIIPDRCYAGIYQATIEDCKVNGAFDPTTMGSVPNVGLMAQKAEEYGSHDKTFQIQADGVVRVVDGKGQVVLQQNVEAGDIFRMCQTKDAPIQDWVKLAVNRARLSNTPAVFWLDPARAHDGVMIEKVQKYLKDHDTAGLDIRVLAPVDAIKFSLARIREGKDTISVTGNVLRDYLTDLFPIMELGTSAKMLSIVPLMNGGGLFETGAGGSAPKHVQQLVEENFLRWDSLGEFLALAASLEHLGNTYDNPRAKVLANTLDQATGKFLDTNKSPSRKVGGIDNRGSHFYLTLYWAEALAAQTDDAALQARFAPLAKALAENEATIVAELNAVQGKPADIGGYYAPNAELTAKVMRPSQTFNSAIAAL encoded by the coding sequence ATGCCCACCCGTTCCAAGATCATCTATACCTTCACCGACGAAGCCCCCGCCCTCGCCACCTACTCGCTGCTGCCGATCGTCGAAGCCTTCACCGCTTCCGCTGACATCGCCGTCGAAACTCGCGACATCTCCCTGGCCGGCCGTATCCTCGCGGCATTCCCGGAGCAACTGGGCGCCGAGAAGCAAGTAGGCGATCACCTGGCGGAACTGGGCCAACTGGCTACCACGCCTGAAGCGAACATCATCAAGCTGCCGAACATCAGCGCCTCGGTACCGCAGCTCAAGGCCGCGATCAAGGAACTGCAAGGCAAGGGCTTCAACATCCCTGACTACGCCGACGAGCCGTCCACCGAGGCCGAAAAAGAATCTCGCGCCCGTTACGACCGCATCAAAGGCAGCGCCGTTAACCCGGTACTGCGCGAAGGCAACTCTGACCGCCGCGCGCCGCTGTCGGTCAAGAACTACGCACGCAAGCACCCGCACAAGATGGGCGCCTGGGCTGCCGACTCGCAGTCGCACGTTGCCCACATGACCCAAGGCGACTTCTACGGCAGCGAAAAAGCCGCCCTGATCGAGGCCGACGACAGCCTGCGCATCGAGCTGGTCGCCAAAGACGGCACCACCACCGTCCTGAAAGCCAAGACCGCGGTCAAGGCTGCCGAAATCGTCGACTGCGCGACCATGAGCCGCAAAGCCCTGAAAGCCTTCATTGCCGAGCAGATCGCCGATGCCAAGGCCTCCGGCGTGCTGCTGTCGGTGCACCTGAAAGCCACCATGATGAAGGTCTCCGACCCGATCATGTTCGGCGTCATCGTCGAAGAGTTTTATAACGACGTGCTGGCCAAGCACGCCACTGCACTGGCTGAAGTAGGCTTCAACGCCAACAACGGCATCGGCGACCTGTACGCCCGCATCAAAGACCTGCCAGCTGACAAGCAGGCCGAGATCGAAGCCGACATCCAGGCCCTGTACGCCGTTCGCCCGGCCCTGGCCATGGTCAACTCCGACAAAGGCATCACCAACCTGCACGTGCCGAGCGACGTCATCGTCGACGCCTCGATGCCGGCCATGATCCGTGACTCGGGCAAGATGTGGAACACCGCCGGTGAGCTGCAAGACGCCAAGGCGATCATCCCGGACCGCTGCTACGCCGGCATCTACCAGGCCACCATCGAAGACTGCAAAGTCAACGGTGCCTTCGACCCGACCACCATGGGCAGCGTGCCGAACGTTGGCCTGATGGCGCAGAAAGCCGAAGAGTACGGCTCCCACGACAAGACCTTCCAGATCCAGGCCGATGGCGTGGTTCGTGTGGTCGATGGCAAAGGCCAGGTCGTGCTGCAGCAGAACGTCGAAGCTGGTGACATCTTCCGCATGTGCCAGACCAAAGACGCGCCGATCCAAGACTGGGTCAAGCTGGCCGTCAACCGTGCCCGCCTGAGCAACACCCCGGCGGTGTTCTGGCTGGACCCGGCTCGCGCCCACGACGGCGTGATGATCGAGAAAGTCCAGAAGTACCTGAAGGATCACGACACCGCTGGCCTGGACATCCGTGTCCTGGCACCGGTCGATGCCATCAAGTTCTCCCTGGCTCGCATCCGCGAAGGCAAGGACACCATCTCGGTGACCGGCAACGTGCTGCGCGACTACCTGACCGACCTGTTCCCGATCATGGAGCTGGGCACCAGCGCCAAGATGCTGTCGATCGTCCCACTGATGAACGGCGGTGGCCTGTTCGAAACCGGCGCTGGCGGTTCGGCACCGAAGCACGTGCAGCAGTTGGTTGAAGAGAACTTCCTGCGTTGGGACTCGCTGGGTGAATTCCTGGCCCTGGCCGCTTCCCTGGAGCACCTGGGCAACACTTACGACAACCCGCGCGCCAAAGTCCTGGCCAATACCCTGGACCAGGCCACCGGCAAGTTCCTCGACACCAACAAGTCGCCTTCGCGCAAAGTCGGCGGTATCGACAACCGCGGCAGCCACTTCTACCTGACCCTGTACTGGGCCGAGGCCCTGGCTGCTCAGACTGACGACGCCGCCCTGCAGGCGCGCTTCGCACCGCTGGCAAAAGCCCTGGCCGAGAACGAAGCGACCATCGTCGCCGAGCTCAACGCCGTTCAAGGCAAGCCGGCCGACATCGGCGGCTACTACGCCCCGAATGCCGAGCTGACCGCCAAGGTGATGCGCCCAAGCCAGACCTTCAACAGCGCCATTGCCGCCCTGTAA
- the icd gene encoding NADP-dependent isocitrate dehydrogenase, protein MGYQKIKVPTDGTKITVNADHSLNVPDNPIIPYIEGDGIGVDVSPVMIKVVDAAVQKAYGGKRKIAWMEVYAGEKATQVYDQDTWLPQETLDAVREYVVSIKGPLTTPVGGGIRSLNVALRQQLDLYVCLRPVVWFQGVPSPVKKPGDVDMVIFRENSEDIYAGIEWKAGSPEANKVIKFLKEEMGVTKIRFDQDCGIGVKPVSREGTKRLVRKALQYVVDNDRESLTLVHKGNIMKFTEGAFKDWGYEVARDEFAAELLDGGPWMKFKNPKTGREVIVKDAIADAMLQQILLRPAEYDVIATLNLNGDYLSDALAAEVGGIGIAPGANLSDTVAMFEATHGTAPKYAGQDKVNPGSVILSAEMMLRHMGWTEAADLIIKGTNGAIAAKTVTYDFERLMDGATLVGSSGFGDEMIKHM, encoded by the coding sequence ATGGGATACCAGAAAATCAAGGTTCCGACCGACGGCACCAAGATCACCGTCAATGCAGACCATTCGCTCAATGTGCCCGATAACCCCATCATTCCTTATATCGAAGGCGATGGGATTGGCGTCGATGTCTCGCCGGTGATGATCAAGGTCGTGGACGCCGCCGTGCAGAAGGCCTACGGCGGCAAGCGCAAGATTGCCTGGATGGAGGTGTACGCGGGTGAGAAGGCCACCCAGGTCTACGACCAAGACACCTGGCTGCCGCAGGAAACCCTCGATGCGGTGCGCGAGTACGTGGTGTCGATCAAGGGCCCGCTGACCACGCCGGTCGGGGGCGGTATCCGCTCGCTGAACGTGGCGTTGCGCCAGCAGCTTGACCTGTACGTGTGCCTGCGCCCGGTGGTGTGGTTCCAGGGCGTACCGAGCCCGGTGAAAAAACCGGGCGATGTCGACATGGTGATCTTCCGCGAGAACTCCGAAGACATCTACGCCGGCATCGAATGGAAAGCCGGCTCGCCCGAGGCGAACAAGGTGATCAAGTTCCTCAAGGAGGAAATGGGCGTCACTAAGATCCGTTTCGACCAGGACTGCGGTATCGGCGTCAAACCCGTTTCCCGCGAGGGCACCAAGCGCCTGGTGCGCAAGGCCCTGCAATACGTGGTGGACAACGACCGCGAGTCGCTGACCCTGGTGCACAAGGGCAACATCATGAAGTTCACCGAAGGGGCCTTCAAGGATTGGGGCTACGAGGTGGCCCGTGACGAGTTTGCTGCCGAGCTGCTCGACGGCGGCCCCTGGATGAAGTTCAAAAACCCCAAGACCGGGCGTGAGGTCATCGTCAAGGATGCCATCGCCGACGCCATGCTCCAGCAGATCCTGCTGCGCCCCGCTGAATACGACGTGATCGCCACCCTCAACCTCAACGGTGACTACCTGTCCGACGCCCTGGCAGCAGAGGTGGGTGGTATCGGCATTGCACCGGGTGCCAACCTGTCGGATACCGTGGCCATGTTCGAGGCCACCCACGGCACCGCGCCCAAGTACGCCGGGCAGGACAAGGTCAACCCGGGGTCAGTGATTCTGTCTGCAGAGATGATGCTGCGCCACATGGGCTGGACCGAGGCGGCCGACCTGATCATCAAGGGCACCAATGGCGCGATTGCCGCCAAGACCGTGACCTATGACTTCGAACGCCTGATGGACGGGGCGACGTTGGTGGGCAGCTCGGGCTTTGGCGATGAGATGATCAAGCATATGTGA
- the cspD gene encoding cold shock domain-containing protein CspD produces the protein MASGKVKWFNNAKGYGFINEEGKSDDLFAHYSAIQMDGYKTLKAGQSVEFDIIQGPKGLHAVNIKDAAAAKDAAAAAAAKAQGQTASETARA, from the coding sequence ATGGCAAGCGGTAAAGTCAAGTGGTTCAACAATGCCAAGGGCTACGGATTCATCAACGAGGAAGGTAAATCCGATGACCTTTTCGCTCATTACTCGGCCATCCAGATGGACGGATACAAGACGCTGAAGGCTGGCCAGTCCGTGGAGTTCGACATCATCCAGGGCCCCAAAGGCCTGCACGCGGTCAACATAAAGGACGCCGCTGCCGCTAAGGACGCCGCTGCCGCTGCGGCTGCCAAGGCCCAAGGCCAGACTGCAAGCGAAACCGCCAGAGCCTGA
- the clpS gene encoding ATP-dependent Clp protease adapter ClpS, with protein sequence MHAPSEIRLTFNQDRPQSNEDDGSGLAVQEAKPILQAPPMYKVVLFNDDYTPMDFVVEVLETFFSLNRELATKIMLTVHTEGRAVCGLFTRDIAETKAMQVNQYARESQHPLLCEIEKDG encoded by the coding sequence ATGCATGCACCTAGTGAGATTCGACTAACATTCAATCAGGATCGCCCGCAATCGAATGAGGACGACGGCTCAGGTCTTGCTGTCCAGGAAGCCAAGCCGATCCTGCAGGCGCCACCGATGTACAAGGTGGTTTTGTTCAACGATGACTACACACCAATGGATTTCGTCGTCGAAGTGCTCGAGACGTTCTTCAGTCTGAACCGCGAGCTGGCGACCAAGATCATGCTGACCGTCCATACCGAGGGGCGGGCAGTGTGCGGATTGTTTACCCGTGACATCGCCGAAACAAAGGCCATGCAGGTCAACCAATACGCCAGGGAAAGCCAGCATCCGCTACTCTGTGAAATCGAGAAGGACGGTTAA